One segment of Arvicanthis niloticus isolate mArvNil1 chromosome 5, mArvNil1.pat.X, whole genome shotgun sequence DNA contains the following:
- the Polr1e gene encoding DNA-directed RNA polymerase I subunit RPA49 isoform X2 — protein sequence MATVESPRMDGQIGDTETEELQSARWLYCGEPDDRQKAVLVQFSNGKLQNPGNMCFTLYNSTDLVNPRQRSHRILAAETDRLSYVGNNFGTGTLKCNTLCRHFVGILNKTSGQMEVYDAELFNLQPLFAEDAIEREPPLENQNKSFRDKLDSCIEAFGSTKQKRSLNSRRMNKVGSESLNLTVAKAAENIIDTKGVDALVSDAMQDDLQDDSLYLPPCYADAAKPEDVYRFEDILSPAEYDALESPSEAFRKVTSEDILKMIEENSHCSFIIDMLKSLPADEEQRDRQARSIWFLDALIRFRAQKVIKGKSALGPGIPHIINTKLRKQFTCLTYNNGSLRNLISSSMKAKITAYAIILALHISNFQIDLTVLQRDLKLSEKRMIEIAKAMRLKISKRKVSLADGREEDHRLGTLSVPLPPAQTSDRQSKRKKMT from the exons ATGGCTACCGTGGAGTCTCCCAGGATGGATGGCCAGAttggagacacagagacagaggagctACAGAGTGCAAGGTGGCTGTACTGTGGAGAGCCCGACGACAGGCAGAAAGCTGTGCTGG TGCAGTTCTCCAATGGGAAGCTACAGAATCCTGGCAACATGTGCTTCACCTTGTACAACAGCACCGACTTGGTAAACCCCAGGCAGAGGAGTCATCGGATCCTG GCAGCTGAAACAGACAGGCTCTCCTATGTTGGAAACAATTTTGGGACTGGCACCCTCAAATGCAACACTCTTTGCAG GCACTTTGTGGGAATTCTGAATAAGACCTCTGGCCAGATGGAAGTCTATGATGCTGAACTGTTCAACCTGCAGCCACTGTTTGCTG AAGATGCTATTGAGCGTGAGCCTCCTCTGGAGAATCAGAACAAGTCTTTCAGGGACAAG TTGGATTCTTGCATTGAAGCCTTCGGAAGCACCAAGCAGAAGCGGTCCCTGAACTCCAGGAGAATGAACAAAGTTGGCAGTGAATCTTTGAATCTCACAGTAGCTAAAGCTGCCGAGAATATCATCGATACAAAGGGTGTGGACG CACTGGTCAGTGACGCCATGCAGGATGACTTGCAAGATGActccctctacctccctccctgcTACGCTGATGCAGCCAAGCCCGAAGATGTATATAGATTTGAAGACA TTCTGTCCCCGGCTGAGTATGATGCACTTGAGAGCCCATCCGAAGCCTTCAGAAAGGTCACGTCCGAAGACATACTGAAGATGATTGAAGAGAACAG cCACTGCTCCTTCATCATAGACATGCTGAAGTCTCTGCCGGCGGATGAGGAGCAGCGGGACCGGCAAGCCCGGAGCATCTGGTTCCTAGACGCCCTCATCAGGTTCCGAGCTCAGAAAGTGATCAAGGGGAAAA GTGCCTTAGGACCTGGAATCCCGCACATCATCAACACCAAGCTGCGGAAGCAGTTCACCTGCTTGACTTACAACAACGGCAG TTTACGGAACTTAATTTCGAGCTCTATGAAGGCCAAGATCACTGCGTATGCAATCATACTTGCCCTGCACATCAGCAACTTCCAGATTGACCTGACAGTGCTGCAGAGGGACTTGAAGCTAAGTGAGAAAAG GATGATTGAGATAGCGAAAGCCATGAGGCTGAAGATCTCCAAAAGAAAGGTGTCCCTGGCAGATGGCAGGGAAGAGGATCACAGACTGGGCACTCTGTCTGTCCCACTGCCTCCAGCCCAGACCTCAGACCGACAGTCAAAACGGAAGAAAATGACCTAG
- the Polr1e gene encoding DNA-directed RNA polymerase I subunit RPA49 isoform X1 has product MATVESPRMDGQIGDTETEELQSARWLYCGEPDDRQKAVLVQFSNGKLQNPGNMCFTLYNSTDLVNPRQRSHRILAAETDRLSYVGNNFGTGTLKCNTLCRDHCYMHFVGILNKTSGQMEVYDAELFNLQPLFAEDAIEREPPLENQNKSFRDKLDSCIEAFGSTKQKRSLNSRRMNKVGSESLNLTVAKAAENIIDTKGVDALVSDAMQDDLQDDSLYLPPCYADAAKPEDVYRFEDILSPAEYDALESPSEAFRKVTSEDILKMIEENSHCSFIIDMLKSLPADEEQRDRQARSIWFLDALIRFRAQKVIKGKSALGPGIPHIINTKLRKQFTCLTYNNGSLRNLISSSMKAKITAYAIILALHISNFQIDLTVLQRDLKLSEKRMIEIAKAMRLKISKRKVSLADGREEDHRLGTLSVPLPPAQTSDRQSKRKKMT; this is encoded by the exons ATGGCTACCGTGGAGTCTCCCAGGATGGATGGCCAGAttggagacacagagacagaggagctACAGAGTGCAAGGTGGCTGTACTGTGGAGAGCCCGACGACAGGCAGAAAGCTGTGCTGG TGCAGTTCTCCAATGGGAAGCTACAGAATCCTGGCAACATGTGCTTCACCTTGTACAACAGCACCGACTTGGTAAACCCCAGGCAGAGGAGTCATCGGATCCTG GCAGCTGAAACAGACAGGCTCTCCTATGTTGGAAACAATTTTGGGACTGGCACCCTCAAATGCAACACTCTTTGCAG GGATCACTGTTACAT GCACTTTGTGGGAATTCTGAATAAGACCTCTGGCCAGATGGAAGTCTATGATGCTGAACTGTTCAACCTGCAGCCACTGTTTGCTG AAGATGCTATTGAGCGTGAGCCTCCTCTGGAGAATCAGAACAAGTCTTTCAGGGACAAG TTGGATTCTTGCATTGAAGCCTTCGGAAGCACCAAGCAGAAGCGGTCCCTGAACTCCAGGAGAATGAACAAAGTTGGCAGTGAATCTTTGAATCTCACAGTAGCTAAAGCTGCCGAGAATATCATCGATACAAAGGGTGTGGACG CACTGGTCAGTGACGCCATGCAGGATGACTTGCAAGATGActccctctacctccctccctgcTACGCTGATGCAGCCAAGCCCGAAGATGTATATAGATTTGAAGACA TTCTGTCCCCGGCTGAGTATGATGCACTTGAGAGCCCATCCGAAGCCTTCAGAAAGGTCACGTCCGAAGACATACTGAAGATGATTGAAGAGAACAG cCACTGCTCCTTCATCATAGACATGCTGAAGTCTCTGCCGGCGGATGAGGAGCAGCGGGACCGGCAAGCCCGGAGCATCTGGTTCCTAGACGCCCTCATCAGGTTCCGAGCTCAGAAAGTGATCAAGGGGAAAA GTGCCTTAGGACCTGGAATCCCGCACATCATCAACACCAAGCTGCGGAAGCAGTTCACCTGCTTGACTTACAACAACGGCAG TTTACGGAACTTAATTTCGAGCTCTATGAAGGCCAAGATCACTGCGTATGCAATCATACTTGCCCTGCACATCAGCAACTTCCAGATTGACCTGACAGTGCTGCAGAGGGACTTGAAGCTAAGTGAGAAAAG GATGATTGAGATAGCGAAAGCCATGAGGCTGAAGATCTCCAAAAGAAAGGTGTCCCTGGCAGATGGCAGGGAAGAGGATCACAGACTGGGCACTCTGTCTGTCCCACTGCCTCCAGCCCAGACCTCAGACCGACAGTCAAAACGGAAGAAAATGACCTAG